The following proteins are co-located in the Myroides profundi genome:
- a CDS encoding SH3 domain-containing protein produces MKQTIGILCFLVSAYALGQSQLYVTTPTVAYSDANGTTQIGVYTRGAYLNNVDKVNNDVFKVTNELLGTAYILDTDHLKEVLSAEDSTEASPSPIIDFDDYYGSPHLFTVVGGLKVRTAPNHQSETTGVLYNGTPVGIDYFPYDKEAWVKINFNEGQGYIPVKYLGKRPNLNNLITSYKKATEPKEQKRFIQRIIELGWNSNDDDNAKALLVFADYADKNSQPERATIARLQAEVLKAIPDEGIYDKTLDLVTKKLIGFTLNNVIEPKKGFSLATLEKTFGKVKESYSNLEDCALDNYESNIIFNTAECIGHDVNKTYTLRIVEMGNGAGFKINNNILNENTTETEFLKTGKGLINTILNTEKAYQIPAGDSAYRFTFKEGKLSKVELIYFC; encoded by the coding sequence ATGAAACAAACGATTGGAATATTGTGTTTCCTAGTCTCTGCCTATGCTTTAGGACAGAGTCAACTATATGTAACTACTCCTACTGTAGCTTACAGTGATGCTAATGGCACTACACAGATAGGTGTCTATACACGTGGTGCATATCTAAATAACGTAGATAAAGTAAATAACGATGTATTTAAAGTAACTAATGAACTATTAGGAACTGCCTATATATTAGATACTGATCATCTAAAAGAAGTGTTGTCTGCAGAAGACAGTACTGAGGCCTCTCCTTCTCCTATTATTGACTTTGATGATTACTACGGAAGTCCTCATCTATTTACTGTAGTAGGTGGACTTAAAGTAAGAACAGCACCTAATCATCAATCAGAAACAACAGGAGTGCTATACAACGGAACACCTGTAGGGATAGATTATTTCCCTTATGATAAAGAAGCTTGGGTCAAGATAAACTTTAATGAAGGACAAGGGTATATACCTGTTAAATACTTAGGAAAGAGACCAAACCTAAACAACCTAATTACAAGTTATAAAAAGGCTACTGAACCTAAAGAGCAAAAGCGCTTTATACAGCGTATTATCGAGCTTGGTTGGAATAGTAATGACGATGACAATGCTAAGGCATTATTAGTCTTTGCTGATTATGCAGATAAAAACAGTCAACCAGAACGTGCTACCATTGCGAGACTACAAGCAGAAGTATTAAAAGCAATTCCTGATGAAGGTATTTATGACAAAACATTAGATTTAGTCACAAAAAAATTAATTGGTTTTACCTTAAACAATGTGATAGAACCAAAAAAAGGTTTTAGTTTAGCCACATTAGAAAAGACCTTTGGAAAGGTAAAAGAGAGCTATAGCAATTTAGAGGATTGCGCTCTAGACAATTACGAAAGTAATATTATATTTAACACAGCAGAGTGTATTGGACATGATGTCAACAAAACATATACCCTGAGAATTGTCGAGATGGGCAATGGTGCTGGATTTAAAATCAACAATAACATTCTAAACGAGAATACAACAGAAACAGAGTTTTTAAAAACTGGAAAAGGCTTAATCAATACTATTTTAAATACCGAAAAAGCTTATCAGATCCCTGCTGGAGATTCTGCATATAGATTCACATTTAAAGAAGGTAAATTGAGTAAAGTGGAATTGATTTATTTCTGCTAA
- a CDS encoding GNAT family N-acetyltransferase: MIRPIHSTDLPLTLQVLEEVKQSMLSQGIDQWDEHYPNKDIISNDIQKKQAYIYTENEQILAYMVLNEEYDVEYNDLHWTSPTPFIIIHRLFVSPKAQGKGISSKMILFAEQYAKDNNYASIRFDAYSLNTTANAVYTKKGYQLVGTVQFRKGVFNCYEKEV, from the coding sequence ATGATAAGACCAATTCATAGTACCGACTTACCTCTGACTTTACAAGTATTAGAAGAAGTAAAACAATCTATGCTCAGTCAAGGTATTGATCAATGGGATGAACACTATCCTAATAAAGATATTATCTCTAATGACATTCAAAAGAAGCAAGCTTATATCTATACAGAAAACGAACAGATCTTAGCCTATATGGTCTTAAACGAAGAATATGATGTAGAGTATAATGATCTACATTGGACTAGTCCTACTCCATTTATTATTATCCACAGATTATTTGTCAGTCCTAAGGCACAAGGTAAAGGGATATCCAGTAAGATGATTCTATTCGCAGAACAATACGCCAAAGACAATAACTATGCGTCTATTCGCTTTGATGCATATTCACTAAATACTACTGCTAATGCGGTATACACTAAAAAAGGTTATCAATTAGTAGGTACAGTTCAGTTTAGAAAAGGGGTGTTTAATTGTTATGAGAAAGAGGTGTGA
- the dnaK gene encoding molecular chaperone DnaK, with protein MSKIIGIDLGTTNSCVSVMEGNEPVVISNAEGKRTTPSIVAFVEGGEIKVGDPAKRQAVTNPTKTVASIKRFMGEKYSEAAKEATAVPYQVVKGDNDTPRVDIDGRLYTPQEISAMTLQKMKKTAEDFLGQEVSEAVITVPAYFNDAQRQATKEAGEIAGLKVRRIINEPTAAALAYGLDKTGKDQKVVVYDLGGGTFDISILELGDGVFEVLSTNGDTHLGGDDFDNVIINWLADEFNAAEGVDLRKDAMALQRLKEAAEKAKVELSSATQTEINLPYVTATASGPKHLVQTLTRAKFEQLSDDLVRRSMIPCEKALKDAGLSKSDIDEVILVGGSTRIPRIQEEVEKFFGKKPHKGVNPDEVVAIGAAIQGGVLTGDVKDVLLLDVTPLSLGIETMGGVFTKLIESNTTIPTKKSQVFSTAADNQPSVEIHVLQGERPMANDNKTIGRFHLDGLPPAQRGVPQIEVTFDIDANGIIKVSATDKGTGKSHDIRIEASSGLTEEEIQRMKKEAEANADADKKAKETVEKINEADAMIFQTEKQLKEFGDKLSEGNKSNIEGALAELKTAFETKNLDTIQPALDKINEAWKAASEEMYKAQAEGGQAGPEQGQPNQGGDADGTQDVEYEEVK; from the coding sequence ATGAGTAAAATAATTGGTATTGACTTAGGAACTACAAACTCTTGTGTTTCTGTAATGGAAGGAAACGAGCCAGTAGTAATTTCAAACGCTGAAGGAAAAAGAACTACACCATCTATCGTAGCTTTCGTAGAAGGTGGAGAGATTAAAGTAGGTGATCCTGCAAAACGTCAGGCTGTAACTAACCCAACAAAAACAGTTGCGTCTATCAAACGTTTTATGGGAGAGAAATATAGTGAGGCTGCGAAAGAAGCAACAGCAGTACCTTACCAAGTAGTAAAAGGAGATAATGATACTCCACGTGTAGATATCGATGGACGTTTATATACGCCACAAGAAATCTCTGCGATGACACTACAAAAAATGAAAAAGACAGCTGAAGATTTCTTAGGACAAGAAGTATCAGAAGCAGTTATCACTGTACCAGCTTACTTTAATGACGCACAACGTCAAGCGACAAAAGAAGCAGGAGAAATTGCAGGATTAAAAGTAAGACGTATTATTAACGAGCCTACAGCGGCTGCATTAGCATACGGATTAGACAAAACAGGAAAAGATCAAAAAGTAGTAGTATATGACTTAGGTGGTGGTACATTTGATATCTCTATCCTTGAGTTAGGAGACGGTGTATTCGAAGTATTATCTACTAATGGGGATACTCACTTAGGAGGAGATGACTTTGATAACGTAATCATCAACTGGTTAGCAGATGAGTTTAACGCTGCTGAAGGAGTAGATTTACGTAAAGATGCTATGGCATTACAACGTTTAAAAGAAGCTGCTGAGAAAGCTAAAGTTGAGTTATCTTCTGCTACACAAACAGAGATTAACTTGCCTTATGTAACAGCTACTGCTTCAGGACCAAAACACTTGGTACAAACATTGACAAGAGCTAAATTTGAGCAATTATCAGATGATTTAGTACGTCGTTCTATGATTCCATGTGAGAAAGCTTTAAAAGATGCTGGTTTATCTAAATCAGATATTGATGAGGTAATCTTAGTAGGGGGATCTACACGTATCCCAAGAATCCAAGAAGAAGTAGAGAAATTCTTTGGTAAAAAACCACACAAAGGAGTTAACCCTGATGAGGTTGTAGCTATCGGTGCTGCTATCCAAGGAGGTGTATTAACTGGAGATGTAAAAGACGTATTATTATTAGACGTTACGCCACTTTCATTAGGTATTGAAACTATGGGAGGTGTATTCACTAAGTTGATCGAATCTAATACAACTATTCCAACTAAGAAATCTCAAGTATTCTCTACTGCTGCAGATAACCAACCATCGGTTGAGATCCATGTATTACAAGGAGAGAGACCAATGGCTAATGATAACAAAACAATTGGTCGTTTCCATTTAGATGGTTTACCACCTGCACAAAGAGGAGTGCCTCAAATCGAAGTAACTTTCGATATCGATGCTAACGGTATTATCAAAGTATCTGCTACAGATAAAGGAACTGGTAAATCTCACGATATTCGTATTGAAGCTTCATCTGGATTAACTGAAGAAGAAATCCAAAGAATGAAAAAAGAAGCTGAAGCTAATGCTGATGCTGATAAAAAAGCAAAAGAAACTGTAGAGAAAATCAATGAAGCTGATGCTATGATTTTCCAAACAGAAAAACAATTAAAAGAATTCGGAGATAAATTATCTGAAGGAAATAAATCTAATATCGAAGGAGCTTTAGCTGAATTAAAAACAGCTTTTGAAACTAAGAACTTAGATACTATCCAACCAGCGTTAGACAAAATTAACGAAGCTTGGAAAGCAGCATCTGAAGAAATGTACAAAGCACAAGCTGAAGGTGGTCAAGCAGGTCCTGAACAAGGACAGCCAAACCAAGGAGGTGATGCTGATGGTACACAAGACGTAGAATACGAAGAGGTGAAATAA
- a CDS encoding type II toxin-antitoxin system RelE/ParE family toxin, with the protein MKIILSDFAASQLRDIYFYYVNHVSVSKAKEVKDNIIKAIKQLINFPYLGQKEGMMYSRFERRYLLVYEYKILYEVTEENIVILDIFHTKQSPHKMYVNEDREEYQRNNSKPSL; encoded by the coding sequence ATGAAAATAATATTATCTGATTTTGCAGCCAGTCAATTAAGGGATATATACTTCTATTATGTTAATCATGTCAGTGTAAGCAAGGCTAAAGAGGTAAAGGATAATATTATTAAAGCAATCAAGCAGTTAATTAATTTTCCCTATTTAGGGCAGAAAGAAGGTATGATGTATAGTCGATTCGAGAGAAGGTATCTCTTAGTTTATGAGTATAAAATTCTATATGAGGTAACTGAAGAGAATATTGTTATTCTGGATATCTTTCATACCAAGCAATCTCCTCATAAGATGTATGTCAATGAAGATAGAGAAGAATATCAGAGAAATAATAGTAAACCGAGTCTGTAA
- a CDS encoding aspartyl protease family protein — protein sequence MKSKSIYLLLFLMYGFFVSYAQVLTIPYEEKNGWPIIKVEVEGKEYDFLFDTGAAISLFDKKYFDIKNVIREITLSDISNKETQESLVSLDRLTISGKVFNNVIGINNDNMSQQHHFMCDVKLHGIIGIHMLKNYIIEIDPIGQHIKLYNHKMLDKKVFDTYTKHKYKSKDNNGRPSITAIVNGIKTQLLFDTGSTGYLAIPNIKMEKFVSNYKNKVVYSEGRRGVYGLEKTINKRIYLANAPIKFGNLEIKEQSFILEDNLLNNIGFQFIKEYHTYIDFYNKIIYLKKIDNKFYCAEEEIFKGFTLGLNDNGCFYVNSINSDNDLLQIEDVVLKINDQELPLSHCDIKEFFKQIERNKGVKKIRILRANQEMDIDYTYKFKWNE from the coding sequence ATGAAAAGTAAAAGTATTTATCTGCTGTTATTCTTGATGTATGGTTTTTTTGTTTCTTATGCTCAAGTATTGACTATTCCTTATGAGGAAAAGAATGGTTGGCCTATTATTAAAGTTGAGGTAGAGGGGAAGGAATACGATTTTTTATTTGATACAGGAGCTGCTATTTCTCTATTTGATAAAAAATATTTTGATATAAAAAATGTTATTAGAGAAATAACACTAAGTGATATTTCTAATAAAGAAACCCAAGAATCGTTAGTTAGTTTGGATAGATTAACTATCTCTGGCAAAGTATTTAATAATGTAATAGGGATAAATAATGATAATATGAGTCAACAACATCATTTTATGTGTGATGTGAAATTACATGGAATAATAGGAATACATATGTTGAAAAATTATATAATTGAAATAGATCCTATTGGACAGCATATTAAATTGTATAATCATAAGATGTTAGACAAAAAAGTATTTGATACATATACAAAGCATAAATATAAATCAAAAGATAATAATGGACGACCTAGTATAACTGCAATAGTTAATGGGATTAAGACACAACTCTTATTTGATACAGGAAGTACAGGATATTTAGCTATTCCTAATATTAAGATGGAGAAATTTGTTAGTAATTATAAAAATAAAGTTGTCTATAGCGAAGGAAGAAGAGGGGTATATGGACTTGAAAAAACAATTAATAAAAGAATATATTTGGCTAATGCACCTATAAAGTTTGGTAATCTTGAAATTAAAGAACAGTCTTTTATACTTGAAGATAATTTGCTTAATAATATTGGCTTTCAGTTTATAAAAGAATACCATACTTACATTGATTTTTATAATAAAATAATTTACCTAAAAAAAATAGATAATAAGTTTTATTGCGCAGAAGAGGAAATATTTAAAGGCTTTACATTAGGTTTAAATGACAATGGATGTTTTTATGTTAACTCAATTAATTCTGATAATGATTTACTCCAAATAGAGGATGTGGTATTAAAAATAAATGATCAAGAACTTCCTTTGTCGCACTGTGATATAAAAGAATTTTTTAAACAGATTGAAAGAAATAAAGGAGTAAAGAAAATTAGAATATTACGTGCTAATCAAGAAATGGATATTGATTATACTTATAAATTTAAGTGGAATGAATAG
- the panB gene encoding 3-methyl-2-oxobutanoate hydroxymethyltransferase encodes MSVAKKDYKKVTTKSLIDMKANGEKISMLTCYDYSMAKVLEAGGVDVMLVGDSASNVMAGHETTLPITLDQMIYHAQSVVRGADRALIVVDLPFGSYQSDPKEALRSAIRIMKESGAHAVKMEGGEEIKDGIKRILDAGIPVMGHLGLTPQSIYKFGTYTVRAKEEEEANQLIKDAKMLEEIGCFALVLEKIPAALAKKVAESISIPVIGIGAGNGVDGQVLVVHDMIGLTHEFSPKFLRRYMNIFEDMKNAVSQYVEDVKSVDFPNENEQY; translated from the coding sequence ATGTCTGTAGCAAAAAAAGACTATAAAAAAGTGACAACTAAGTCGCTAATAGATATGAAAGCCAATGGAGAGAAAATATCAATGTTAACATGTTATGACTACTCTATGGCTAAAGTATTAGAAGCAGGTGGAGTTGACGTAATGCTTGTAGGAGATTCTGCTAGTAATGTAATGGCTGGTCATGAGACTACCCTACCGATTACATTAGACCAGATGATCTATCACGCACAGTCTGTAGTACGTGGAGCTGACAGAGCGCTAATTGTTGTGGATTTACCTTTTGGTTCTTACCAATCTGATCCAAAAGAAGCATTGCGTTCAGCTATCCGTATCATGAAAGAAAGCGGGGCTCATGCTGTAAAAATGGAAGGTGGAGAAGAGATTAAAGATGGTATCAAACGTATCTTAGACGCAGGCATCCCTGTTATGGGACACTTAGGTCTTACTCCTCAGTCTATCTATAAATTCGGAACTTATACAGTAAGAGCTAAAGAAGAAGAAGAAGCTAATCAACTTATCAAAGACGCTAAAATGCTAGAAGAAATAGGATGTTTCGCTCTTGTATTAGAGAAAATACCTGCTGCTTTAGCAAAGAAAGTTGCTGAGAGTATTTCTATCCCTGTTATCGGTATCGGTGCTGGTAATGGTGTAGATGGACAAGTATTAGTAGTACATGATATGATAGGGCTTACTCACGAATTTAGTCCTAAATTCTTACGTCGTTATATGAACATTTTTGAAGATATGAAAAATGCAGTATCTCAATACGTTGAAGATGTTAAGTCTGTTGATTTCCCTAACGAAAACGAACAGTACTAA
- a CDS encoding L-serine ammonia-lyase, which produces MECISVFDMLKIGVGPSSSHTLGPWRAAELFLKELRDRQIFDQVSSLKIDLFGSLSLTGVGHATDLAVMLGLSGADPEYVPVEDISGIIDHINTSQSLLLGGTMPVVFNPKENIVFNRNFLPFHANGMTFTVQYGEHNLYESTFYSIGGGFVVKEENPENQEKEEIKATFPFPIEKATELLAYCKEQNMSISELVYENEKSIRSEEEIHHELLRVWNTMLECMYIGCHTEGILPGGLNVRRRAYDTHSKLKGELPYNTPQEWLQTIRKTKVYFRQILKWVSCFALAVNEVNASLGRVVTAPTNGSAGVIPAVLMYYLVIENHKAGDKEIKQFLMVAGEIGSIFKKGATISAAMGGCQAEIGVSSAMAAGALCELMGGTPEQVTVAAEIAMEHHLGLTCDPIGGLVQVPCIERNTMGAIKAINAAELALDTDPKNAKVPLDKVVNTMWETAKDMNNKYKETSEGGLAVAVNLSDC; this is translated from the coding sequence ATGGAATGTATTTCTGTATTTGATATGCTCAAAATCGGTGTAGGACCATCTAGTTCACATACTTTAGGTCCTTGGAGAGCCGCTGAGCTTTTTTTAAAAGAATTGCGTGATCGCCAAATCTTTGACCAAGTTTCTTCTCTGAAAATAGATTTATTTGGTTCACTTTCTCTTACGGGAGTAGGGCATGCTACTGACTTAGCTGTAATGCTAGGGCTAAGTGGAGCTGATCCAGAGTATGTCCCTGTCGAAGACATTAGTGGTATTATTGATCATATTAATACCTCACAGTCTTTATTATTAGGAGGAACAATGCCTGTAGTATTTAATCCTAAGGAAAATATTGTATTTAATAGAAACTTCCTTCCTTTTCATGCCAACGGAATGACATTCACTGTACAATATGGTGAACACAATCTATATGAATCTACCTTTTATTCTATCGGTGGAGGATTTGTGGTAAAAGAAGAGAACCCAGAAAATCAAGAGAAAGAAGAAATTAAAGCTACTTTCCCTTTCCCTATAGAAAAAGCTACTGAGTTATTAGCCTACTGCAAAGAGCAGAATATGTCTATCTCTGAGTTAGTATATGAAAATGAAAAGTCTATACGCTCAGAAGAAGAAATACATCATGAGTTATTACGCGTGTGGAATACCATGCTAGAGTGTATGTATATCGGATGTCATACTGAGGGCATACTACCAGGAGGCCTTAATGTACGTAGACGTGCTTATGACACTCATTCTAAACTGAAAGGAGAACTTCCTTATAACACACCTCAAGAATGGTTACAGACCATCCGTAAGACAAAAGTATACTTTAGACAGATATTAAAATGGGTAAGTTGTTTTGCCTTAGCTGTTAATGAAGTGAATGCTTCTCTTGGACGTGTTGTGACTGCCCCTACTAATGGTAGTGCAGGGGTTATTCCTGCTGTATTAATGTATTATCTAGTAATAGAAAACCACAAAGCAGGCGATAAAGAAATAAAACAGTTCTTAATGGTGGCTGGTGAGATAGGAAGTATCTTTAAAAAAGGTGCTACTATATCTGCTGCTATGGGAGGATGTCAAGCAGAGATTGGTGTATCGAGTGCAATGGCTGCAGGTGCCTTATGTGAACTAATGGGAGGTACTCCAGAACAAGTAACTGTAGCTGCTGAGATAGCTATGGAACATCACTTAGGACTGACATGTGACCCTATCGGCGGACTAGTTCAAGTACCTTGTATCGAGAGAAATACCATGGGAGCTATTAAAGCTATTAATGCAGCAGAGCTTGCTTTAGATACCGACCCTAAAAATGCAAAAGTTCCTTTAGATAAAGTAGTAAATACAATGTGGGAGACTGCAAAAGACATGAATAATAAATACAAAGAGACTTCAGAAGGTGGTCTTGCTGTAGCTGTAAACTTATCAGACTGTTAA